The Myxococcales bacterium genome includes the window GTGGCGCGAGGTTTGACCTGCCGCGGCGGCGGCTAACGCAGAGGCTGCGCGGTCATTGCTAAACGTTGTGCCGATGACCTCCGTCGCCCACGCCACCAACGGCCGCGCGATGCCTGCGAGATCTTTATCTGCGCTGGCGGCAAACACCAGCACGCGCGGCGCGGCGCGCGCGATCGACGCATCCGCCGCAAGCGCGATCGCCAAGGCCGCCGCACCATCTGGATTGTGTGCGCCGTCGAGAATGACCGCCGTGCCGCGCCACCGGCATCGCTCGTAGCGGCCCGGGTGCACCATCCACTGCGGGCTTGCAAGTGCGCGCCAAACGCCGTCGCCACCCCTGCCCTTCGCGAGCGTGGGCAAGGCGCCCAGCGCCAAAGCATTGGCAATGGCAACCGCGCACGCTGCGTTCTGACGCTGATGCGGGCCGATGAGTGCGAGCTCGCGCGGCAGCATGAGCAGCTCGGCCGCGCCGACGCGCGTCACGTGCGCCACGCCCGCTTGCTGGGCGCAGGCAACTAGCTCGGGAGCCGCCGCCGGGTCGCCGGCGCCGCCAATGATAGCGTGGCCGCCGCGTGCGAAGATGCCCGCCTTCTCGCGCGCGATGGCGGCCAAGCTATCGCCGAGCACATCCATATGATCAAGCGCGACGCCGGTGACGGCCGAGACCGCGGCGTGGCCATTGATGACATTGGTCGCGTCGCCTCGGCCACCAAGGCCGACCTCAAGGATGGTCAGCTCGGGCGCGCTCTGCGCAAAATACCAAAGCGCGGCAGCGGTGAGTTGTTCAAAAAATGTCAGCTCCGCGCCCCCGGCGGCGTGCACTGCGCGAAGCGCCGCGACAAAGTCGCCCTCGCTGATTGGCACGCCGTCCACCACGATGCGTTCGCGGACGGTCACCAGATGCGGCGAGGTGTATTGCGCGACGCGCACCCCCGCCGCGCGCGCCAGCCCGGCGAGCATCGCAACGGTGGACCCCTTGCCGTTGGTCCCCGCGACGTGCGCAATCGCGCCGAGCTGCGCCTCGGGATGGCCCAACCTTGCCAAGCACGCACGCAACCCGTCGAGCGTAAGCTTTACCCCAAAGCGTCTGGCGGCAAACAGCCCCCCGAGCGCATGGGCGTAGTCAGCGGAGCGTGGCGCCATTTGGCACGTCTGCGAACCAGCGCAGGGTGCGCGCAATGGTCGCCTTGAGGTCCTTGCGCGGCACAACGATATCGACCATGCCGTGTTCAAGCAAAAATTCCGAGCGCTGAAACCCCGCCGGCAATTGTTGGCGAATGGTTTGTTCGATCACGCGCGGGCCGGCAAAGCCAATCAGCGCGTCGGGCTCGGCAATGATGACGTCGCCAAGCATGGCGATCGAGGCCGCGACGCCGCCCGTCGTTGGATGCAGCAAGACGGACACGTAGGGAATGCGCGCCTCGCGCAGCCGCGAGCGCGCCGCCGAGGTCTTGGCCATCTGCATGAGCGAATACACGCCCTCCTGCATGCGCGCGCCGCCCGAGGCACAACACACGATGGCGGGCACGCGCCGCGCCAGCGCGCGCTCAAATTGGCGGGCGATTTTCTCCCCCACCACCGATCCCATCGAGCCACCCATGAATTCGAACGCGAACACGCCAAGCTCGACCGCGATGTCGCCGACGCTGGCGGCGCCGGCGCGATACGCGTCGCCTTGGCCGAGCTTGCGATTGCTCGCGCGCAGCAGGTCGCCGTATTTTTTGCCGTCGACGCGAAAATCTAAGGGGTCCTGGCTCTGCAACGTGGCATCGTGCTCGTGCCACGTCCCCTCATCGGCCAGCAGCGCGATCCGGCGGGCGGTTTCGAGGCGAAAATGGTGGCCGCAGTGCTGGCAGACCCAATTTGCCGCGACCAACTCGGCGTCATAGATGGTGGCGCTGCAGCGGTCGCACTTGGTCCAAACCCCCTTGGGCACCGACTTTTTCGGCGCAACGTCGGCGGGCAAGCCACCGGTTCGAGACCACCAAGCCATCGCCGGTGCATACCGCACTTGGCCAAGGCGGCGCAAGCCTCGGGCCTGCCCGCCCCGGCCGCCGCCGGCACCAGGCAGCCTGGACGGCTGCACCCGGGCGCGTGGGGTCACAGTTCTGCCTGCGCGCCCCCTTGCTGACGCGCCCGGCATCGCAGACAATAATTAGAGTTAACCAAGGCCCGCGGAGGCTGCTATGTCGGCTGTTTTAGTTCTCAATGAAATTACCAGCGAGCGCGAAGAAGTGGTTCGCGCCTTACAGGCGGAGGGTTTTACGGTCGCCGCGGCGCAAAGCGCCACCGACGCCGTGCGCGAAATCTGGGCCGGCACCTTTATCGTCGCGGTCATCCCGACCTTGCTCACGGGCACGACCTCGACGGCGCTCAAGCAACAGCTAGGGCAGCTCGCGCCGGAAATTGAAGTCGTCGTGCATAACAAGCAAGAAGAGCTCAGCCGGCTGGTGCGCAAGGTGTGCGCTATTCGCGACGGCGTCGCCGCCGCCTAGACCCTCGCGGCGCGCTGTCCTTCCGGCAGGTGGCGCACGTTTCTTCCATGCGCAAACTTACCGGCAGGTGGCGCACGTTTCTTCCGCGAGCATAGATTGCAGGGCGGTGTGGCTAGCACCAAAGGCTGTGGATACCACAGCCGTCTCGCTGCGCCCCAGAGGGTCGCTATCTGCGAGCAGGAAGACATGTGCGCCACCTGCCGGTCCTCCACCTATCTGCGAGCAGGAAGACACGTGCGCCCACCTATCGGTCAGCGCAGATACGCCCCTACCTAAAGCAACATCATCTCGGGAATGAGCACGCCATCGCGCTCGTCGTGGCTAGCGGGTACGACGAGGCCGGCGTCGCCTAGCAGGCGCATGGCGTCTTCCACGGTGCGCACGTCGAGGCCGACCGCGGCGGCGATCGACGCCGTTTCGCACGCGACAAACACGGCGTTGCCATCGCTTGATTCACTTTCTTCGGCGAGCTGGCGAAGATACTGCGCCACGCGGTGACTGGCGCTGGGGTTGAGCAACAATTCGATTTGGCGATTTGCTTTGGCTAGCCGCGTCGCAAAGCTACGAATCATGCGCACCGCGATTTCGGCGCGATCGCGCAACATGGCCTCGAACGTCGAGCTATCGACGGCTAGCAACTGCGCGCGCTCGACGATGACCGCGGTGGCGGTGCGAGGGCTGCCGAGCAAGAGCGCCATCTCGCCGAGAAAATCACCCTGCCGCATGGTTGCAATTGGTCGCACCACGCCGTTAATCGTGCGGCGCAATTCAACGACGCCCGATTGCACGACGTACATAAAATCGCCCGGCTCGCCCTCGCCGAAGACCTGCGAGCCTGGATCATAGACTTTGCTAAAATGCTGGACCATGCGACGCAATTGTACCTGCGCGGCGCCTCGGCCTGGTGCCCGCGCGCTACTTTATTGTGAGGTGCCGCAGCACGTGATAGACGCCGTGCACCGCCGTCTTGGCGTTGGCGACGCGCGTCGCGATCGCGCCCTCGCTTCCATCGCCGAGGCCATATGCGATCGGCACCTCGGCCAAGCGGAGATCGAGCCGCATGGCACGCACCACGAGCTCAACGTCCCAGCCGCGTCCCGAGGCGCTCATGCCCAGGGCCGTCAACGCGGCGTAGGCAATTGCGTAGTAGCCACTAATCGACGACACGCGGCGGGCATAAACGCCGGAGACAAACTTCGACAATAACCACGTCGGCGACATGTGGCCGCCCGCCGGGACCGCGAGCGCCACATCGACGGTGTTGTCCGCGAGTGCGTCGATGAGCTGCGTCACGCCAGCCGCGTTCGCGAGCTTGCTTGCGGGGACAAAGACGACGACGTCAGGCGCGACCGGCATGGCCTGCAACTTGGCGAGCGCCGCCAAACAGTTGGCGCCGTAGCCAGCGCCGGCCGGCACAAACGTCGCGCCGGCGTCGAGCGCGATGGCGCGAAGTTCGATGCCCGCGGGGGCGACGAGGATCGTGCTGCGCAGCCGACGCCATGGCAGCGTCGCCAGCGCCCGCCGCGCGCCGGCGGCGTCGTCTGCTAGGATCACCGCATCAACCGCCATCTGCGAAGTGTAGGACGCAATGTTCATGGTGTCAAAAGATGGATGGCGCGGGCGACGTATGGGACACTGCGCGCATGTCGATTTCGTATAAGGATGCGGGCGTGGACATCGACGCCGGAGGTCGGCTCGTCGACCGCATCGGCCCGCTCGCCAAGGCCACCATGCGGCCCGAGGTGCTCAGCAGCATCGGCGGCTTTGCCGCGCTCGCCAGCATCCCGACGAAATACCGCGAGCCAATTCTCGTGACCGGCACCGACGGCGTTGGCACCAAGCTCAAGACCGCCTTTGCCACCGGCCGGCATCGCACGATTGGCATCGATCTGGTCGCCATGAGCGTCAATGACCTCTTAGTCACCGGCGCCGAGCCGCTGCTTTTTCTCGACTATTTTGCCAGCGGCAAACTCTCGGTCGACGTTGCCGCAGACGTCATCGCCGGCATCGCCGATGGTTGCAAACAGGCCGGCTGCGCCCTGGTCGGTGGCGAAACCGCCGAGATGCCCGGCATGTATCAAGACGGCGAATACGACCTGGCCGGCTTTTGCGTCGGCGTGGTCGAGCGCAACGAGATTCGGCCGCAAGCGAACTTGCAGGCCGGCG containing:
- a CDS encoding Crp/Fnr family transcriptional regulator, with product MVQHFSKVYDPGSQVFGEGEPGDFMYVVQSGVVELRRTINGVVRPIATMRQGDFLGEMALLLGSPRTATAVIVERAQLLAVDSSTFEAMLRDRAEIAVRMIRSFATRLAKANRQIELLLNPSASHRVAQYLRQLAEESESSDGNAVFVACETASIAAAVGLDVRTVEDAMRLLGDAGLVVPASHDERDGVLIPEMMLL
- a CDS encoding bifunctional folylpolyglutamate synthase/dihydrofolate synthase; translation: MAPRSADYAHALGGLFAARRFGVKLTLDGLRACLARLGHPEAQLGAIAHVAGTNGKGSTVAMLAGLARAAGVRVAQYTSPHLVTVRERIVVDGVPISEGDFVAALRAVHAAGGAELTFFEQLTAAALWYFAQSAPELTILEVGLGGRGDATNVINGHAAVSAVTGVALDHMDVLGDSLAAIAREKAGIFARGGHAIIGGAGDPAAAPELVACAQQAGVAHVTRVGAAELLMLPRELALIGPHQRQNAACAVAIANALALGALPTLAKGRGGDGVWRALASPQWMVHPGRYERCRWRGTAVILDGAHNPDGAAALAIALAADASIARAAPRVLVFAASADKDLAGIARPLVAWATEVIGTTFSNDRAASALAAAAAGQTSRHEAAMRAALDAAATLAGPGGTVVVAGSLMAIGEARALILGLTPDPIAISDPRAGTKPAAT
- a CDS encoding phosphoribosylformylglycinamidine cyclo-ligase — encoded protein: MSISYKDAGVDIDAGGRLVDRIGPLAKATMRPEVLSSIGGFAALASIPTKYREPILVTGTDGVGTKLKTAFATGRHRTIGIDLVAMSVNDLLVTGAEPLLFLDYFASGKLSVDVAADVIAGIADGCKQAGCALVGGETAEMPGMYQDGEYDLAGFCVGVVERNEIRPQANLQAGDVVLGLPSSGLHSNGHSLARKVLLEVLRLPLDATPAKLGGQTVADALLEPTLIYTKAFAALATAGVSFLGAAHITGGGLIENPPRMFADASLAFAFRRSSWPTPPIFDLIASAGVDAHEMLRTFNCGVGMVIAVRSGDEAAALAALAPHGARRIGQLVPRDGGDPVQFIG
- a CDS encoding acetyl-CoA carboxylase carboxyltransferase subunit beta; protein product: MAWWSRTGGLPADVAPKKSVPKGVWTKCDRCSATIYDAELVAANWVCQHCGHHFRLETARRIALLADEGTWHEHDATLQSQDPLDFRVDGKKYGDLLRASNRKLGQGDAYRAGAASVGDIAVELGVFAFEFMGGSMGSVVGEKIARQFERALARRVPAIVCCASGGARMQEGVYSLMQMAKTSAARSRLREARIPYVSVLLHPTTGGVAASIAMLGDVIIAEPDALIGFAGPRVIEQTIRQQLPAGFQRSEFLLEHGMVDIVVPRKDLKATIARTLRWFADVPNGATLR